One Littorina saxatilis isolate snail1 linkage group LG1, US_GU_Lsax_2.0, whole genome shotgun sequence genomic window carries:
- the LOC138945295 gene encoding uncharacterized protein produces MSNSDRDERQLRRAARMEEKVPATSAAASLVVTPPRFTVPSGGATLLATGGMPGAVSTPRMERSLGTPGVLGTRSVGAQRLAMGYGEGQAVRGVSPIMVQGSNGFDDESVDRELARFRSQGESLGLQGATLAQFVMAQVRREAAIVEERVAQAKLRKEERRQRKEERELQEKKEEARRQAEAAQRREEIEARRQEEEARRKEERELQEKKEEARRKEEEARRKEEEARRKEERELQEKKEEARRKEEEARRKEEEARRKDEAAQRREEWEFQERKEEARRKEEREFQERKEEARRQEEEVRRRDEAERRQEERRIREEELQASEARWKEELALRTGGMRENRVLTNTG; encoded by the coding sequence ATGTCGAATTCAGATCGGGATGAGCGTCAGTTGAGGCGGGCGGCTAGGATGGAGGAGAAGGTTCCAGCGACGTCTGCGGCTGCATCCCTGGTGGTAACCCCTCCTCGGTTCACTGTACCAAGTGGTGGTGCGACGTTGTTGGCTACGGGTGGTATGCCGGGTGCGGTTTCTACGCCGAGGATGGAGAGGTCTTTGGGGACGCCAGGAGTGTTGGGGACGAGGTCTGTTGGGGCGCAGCGTTTGGCGATGGGGTACGGTGAGGGTCAAGCTGTAAGGGGAGTGTCGCCGATCATGGTCCAAGGTTCTAATGGGTTTGACGATGAGTCGGTAGACAGGGAGTTAGCACGGTTCCGTAGTCAGGGTGAAAGCTTGGGTTTGCAAGGGGCGACGTTGGCCCAGTTTGTGATGGCCCAAGTGCGCAGGGAGGCGGCCATCGTCGAGGAGAGAGTGGCGCAGGCGAAGTTGCGGAAGGAAGAGCGGCGACAACGCAAAGAGGAACGAGAACttcaggagaagaaagaagaagctcgACGCCAAGCAGAAGCAGCCCAGCGTAGGGAAGAGATAGAGGCCAGACGCCAGGAAGAAGAAGCCCGACGTAAAGAGGAACGTGAACttcaggagaagaaagaagaagctcgacgcaaggaagaagaagctcgacgcaaggaagaagaagcccgacgtaaagaagaacgtgaacttcaggaaaagaaagaagaagctcgACGCAAGGAAGAAGAAGCTCGACGCAAGGAAGAAGAAGCCCGACGCAAGGATGAGGCGGCCCAAAGGAGAGAGGAATGGGAGTtccaagaaaggaaagaagaagccCGACGTAAAGAGGAACGGGAGTtccaagaaaggaaagaagaagcaCGACGACAAGAGGAAGAAGTCCGGCGCAGAGATGAGGCAGAGCGACGCCAGGAGGAGCGTCGCATACGGGAAGAGGAACTGCAAGCAAGTGAGGCGAGGTGGAAAGAGGAGTTAGCTCTGCGCACAGGGGGGATGAGAGAGAACCGAGTTTTGACAAATACCGGGTAA